In one window of Musa acuminata AAA Group cultivar baxijiao chromosome BXJ3-2, Cavendish_Baxijiao_AAA, whole genome shotgun sequence DNA:
- the LOC135631117 gene encoding protein TIME FOR COFFEE-like isoform X3 encodes MERNREARRGTMAASTEATNDGGGGNVLSRRRHRNSSSVRDSPDEDGRVEMQETWRPRDRGAKKTWDRDRSSRSKKRRGERLSNRDEEDESSEESLDEDEEAEDDDLLLVPARLPPPSPPPSNPGAAASSSPKQNHHHCHQLLRKSFPPKAVKWRTDETIGVTVPRKARSASARRSHEAPALGGGGGGGRGRELMTRQASTTRIPSCSSNGSLPKKMKLINGEKPSDISKSASLVEDEIEIEVAEVLFGMTRQFECLSKHDSDNKLDSRDIDADSGNEAKSRASSPSLMSPSPASYPSDCPSALTSSNSCSNPASLPTVASKRKMQMHVESFANPVGLHNLSSFILPSGDKMDARNQIKAEASSPGSERHNASPATKNGSGLIDVFVSRSEISDVQQQKWAKTVQELRPLTGGSDDKEEIISPAKGSACTDLDTNICELIAQKIVPDIPKEQKFNIDLMAPPPGELSPERDDLNVFDSDRKPKGPDVEMALKEVENPTDGVLVGDKQQIEKPIQTNIDLRKQLVVKQNRDLCLDLEKPKSDDIGTGRVQVHKKQVKEPKVEPKQEKSASASSLHMPFNQTWPGCFPPYGYMGQGPTLQAVVPMDGTAGPSNSLQPPPFQQMHPRPKRCATQCYITQMISNHQKFMRMSSFWTAAAGAAPLYGANPYNLNVVPPSDVPLSGKTKEGSSLGKNMSTLQDTKGTPAYAMPYSGHTSQEKMPSANNTNMESAQGKQLILQQMTQSGSTNKMPHVPAFIFPINQQQATPTASAAAANRVGVAKSTTVSGAEVRVSGALGSAGGSSGGGGSATPVNLSFSSLPPNEAQYLAFVQNNAYPFPIPPQIAAAPPFPGTSNAQAMPFFYPSHMLHASQQRSQQQQLAGPPRQHGKQSHPNLSTLSGSSSQKYPQKSQCMGGNGAGAASDGGAISYVFSETHQQQDLLSQQACHNECNKDMKNDLPAADAAIAMGNSKGHGDKQPVYQQPQEKQNMTAELALPQAFTIPFASFGGAGTVPSDFDFSSMTQNHSILWSLPEPSRDGYHQMAKAAVTTTAQAAEQKKVHQVTEGKSAAWESDTSITVEEGRNIIAASKGLQHLFSFAKSDNEPPIQSGVSNSVLDLSSRSVNLIQAPGNCGISVDHAAGTSTAATSVLTSTNNVANSQQQKQQLIHSQKHQLQQLQMQHHLASSHAKSSGSRNNTNIHPESLTEGFTARFPQSLSGPPQALVHGGSPIQWPQGKTSRVGDITAVSSTPLPKKNLREGHQIQISFGLNSNEVVALGGQHLSGTCDSPSVSSVTIAVGSSSKSVSKIAGGSPRECASMKPGPSTSAIALTQQSAVKQSVTSSSSKPISMSSFNMPSILGRPQKVPAPSSNTKQQQQPQQLPDHQTFSQAQLFFSNPHMQQVPYSKSSAAAPTVVQYYEKPRSEQHTRQSQLQQQLSSAPSSTGMPCFFAPTAFTLAGVPTSDPAKAMAAASVVAANSIKGSPPSNFLNATQLALTTQSASGSPHPPISATFPYMSSLPFSMKPSAEQKPVAGNGGIQAFWQSDKR; translated from the exons ATGGAGAGGAACCGTGAAGCGAGGAGAGGGACCATGGCAGCGTCGACAGAGGCCACCAACGACGGAGGTGGTGGTAACGTGTTGTCTAGGAGGAGGCATAGGAACAGCAGCAGCGTCAGGGACTCTCCTG ATGAGGATGGAAGAGTGGAGATGCAGGAGACGTGGAGACCACGAGATCGGGGGGCCAAGAAAACTTGGGATCGGGACAGATCCAGCCGGAGCAAGAAGAGGAGAGGGGAGAGATTGAGCAACAGAGACGAAGAAGATGAGAGCTCCGAGGAGAGCCTTGACGAGGACGAGGAGGCCGAGGACGATGACCTGTTGTTGGTCCCCGCTCGGCTACCTCCGCCCTCGCCCCCTCCGTCAAATCCGGGTGCTGCGGCTTCCTCGTCGCCCAAGCAGAACCACCATCACTGCCACCAGCTGTTGCGAAAGAGCTTCCCACCCAAAGCGGTGAAGTGGCGAACAGATGAAACCATCGGAGTCACGGTGCCTAGAAAAGCTCGTTCAG CATCCGCCAGGAGATCACATGAAGCTCCAGCCTTaggcggaggaggtggtggtggtcgaGGCCGAGAGCTAATGACCCGACAAGCTTCCACAACCAGAATACCGTCGTGTTCCTCGAATGGCTCTCTGCCAAAGAAGATG AAGCTGATCAATGGAGAAAAGCCATCAGATATCTCCAAATCGGCATCTTTGGTCGAAGATGAAATCGAGATTGAGGTTGCAGAGGTACTGTTTGGGATGACAAGGCAATTCGAGTGCCTTTCGAAGCACGATAGCGATAATAAGCTGGATTCAAGGGACATCGATGCCGATTCAGGCAATGAAGCGAAATCTAGAGCTTCGTCGCCAAGTTTGATGTCTCCATCTCCGGCGAGCTATCCATCAGACTGCCCATCTGCACTTACATCGTCCAATTCGTGCTCCAATCCTGCCTCGTTGCCTACTGTAG CTTCAAAGAGGAAAATGCAGATGCACGTAGAAAGCTTTGCAAATCCAGTGGGATTACATAACCTTTCGAGCTTCATTTTACCTTCTGGGGATAAAATGGATGCAAGGAACCAGATTAAGGCAGAGGCTTCATCGCCTGGATCAGAAAGGCACAATGCATCTCCTGCAACCAAGAATGGCAGTGGATTGATTGATGTTTTTGTCTCTCGGTCTGAGATCTCTGATGTACAACAGCAGAAATGGGCCAAGACTGTTCAGGAGTTGCGTCCATTGACAGGAGGGTCAGATGATAAGGAAGAAATCATTTCACCCGCAAAGGGATCTGCTTGTACTGATTTGGACACCAATATCTGTGAATTGATCGCTCAAAAGAT AGTGCCCGATATCCCTAAGGAGCAAAAGTTCAATATTGATCTGATG GCACCTCCTCCAGGAGAGCTGTCACCAGAGAGGGATGATTTAAATGTCTTTGACTCAGATCGCAAGCCAAAGGGCCCAGATGTTGAAATG GCACTGAAAGAGGTAGAAAACCCCACAGATGGTGTACTGGTGGGAGATAAGCAACAGATCGAGAAGCCCATTCAGACAAATATTGACTTGAGAAAGCAGCTGGTGGTCAAGCAGAATCGAGACCTTTGTCTTGATTTGGAAAAGCCAAAGAGTGATGACATTGGCACTGGCAGAGTGCAAGTCCATAAGAAGCAAGTCAAAGAACCTAAAGTAGAGCCTAAACAAGAGAAGTCTG CATCAGCATCCTCACTCCATATGCCATTCAATCAAACTTGGCCTGGATGTTTTCCTCCATACGG GTACATGGGTCAGGGTCCAACTTTGCAAGCTGTTGTTCCTATGGATGGAACTGCAGGTCCTTCCAATTCCTTGCAG CCACCACCCTTTCAACAAATGCATCCTCGTCCAAAGCGTTGTGCCACACAATGCTATATCACACAGATGATATccaatcaccagaaatttatgagGATGAGTTCTTTCTGGACTGCTGCAGCTGGAGCTGCACCTTTGTATGGGGCCAACCCATATAACCTTAATGTAGTTCCGCCTTCAGATGTTCCTCTCTCTGGAAAAACAAAGGAAGGAAGTTCCCTAGGTAAGAATATGAGTACATTGCAAGACACTAAAGGGACACCAGCATATGCTATGCCATATTCAGGGCATACCTCACAGGAGAAGATGCCATCAGCCAATAATACAAACATGGAATCTGCCCAGGGAAAACAACTAATTCTGCAGCAGATGACTCAGTCTGGATCCACAAACAAGATGCCG CACGTTCCTGCATTCATTTTCCCTATAAACCAGCAACAAGCAACACCCACAGCCTCTGCAGCAGCTGCTAATAGAGTTGGGGTAGCAAAATCTACTACGGTTTCAGGTGCTGAGGTGCGGGTATCTGGTGCCTTGGGTTCTGCTGGGGGAAGCAGTGGAGGTGGTGGATCAGCAACTCCAGTGAATTTGAGCTTTTCTAGTTTGCCTCCTAATGAAGCTCAGTACCTGGCATTTGTTCAGAACAATGCATATCCTTTTCCTATTCCTCCCCAAATTGCTGCAGCTCCTCCATTTCCTGGAACAAGTAATGCTCAAGCAATGCCCTTCTTCTACCCTTCTCACATGCTTCATGCATCACAACAACGATCACAACAGCAGCAGTTGGCAGGGCCTCCACGACAGCATGGTAAACAAAGCCACCCCAATTTGAGCACCTTAAGTGGATCATCCTCACAGAAATATCCACAGAAATCACAATGTATGGGGGGAAATGGTGCTGGTGCTGCTAGTGATGGCGGTGCAATCTCTTATGTATTTTCAGAAACTCATCAACAGCAGGACCTACTGTCTCAGCAAGCTTGCCATAATGAGTGCAATAAGGACATGAAAAATGACCTTCCCGCTGCTGATG CTGCTATCGCAATGGGCAATAGTAAGGGTCACGGTGATAAGCAGCCAGTTTATCAGCAGCCACAAGAGAAGCAGAACATGACGGCAGAGCTTGCATTGCCTCAAGCTTTCACAATTCCCTTTGCATCCTTTGGCGGAGCTGGAACTGTACCATCAGATTTTGATTTTTCTTCCATGACACAGAATCATTCCATTTTATGGAGCCTTCCAGAACCTTCCCGGGACGGCTACCACCAGATGGCAAAAGCTGCAGTTACTACCACTGCTCAAGCTGCAGAACAGAAGAAGGTCCACCAAGTAACAGAGGGAAAATCTGCAGCCTGGGAGTCAGACACAAGTATCACAGTTGAAGAGGGCAGAAATATTATAGCAGCTAGCAAAGGCCTACAGCATTTGTTTTCATTTGCAAAATCCGATAATGAACCTCCCATCCAGTCAGGTGTCAGTAACAGTGTCTTAGACCTCTCTTCCAGATCAGTGAACCTCATCCAAGCTCCGGGAAATtgtggtatatctgttgaccacGCTGCTGGCACTTCTACAGCTGCAACTTCTGTTCTCACATCTACCAACAATGTTGCCAATTCCCAACAACAGAAACAGCAACTGATTCATTCTCAGAAGCATCAACTGCAACAGCTGCAGATGCAGCACCATCTTGCATCCTCTCATGCAAAGTCCTCAGGCTCAAGGAACAACACCAATATCCACCCTGAGAGTCTAACTGAGGGTTTTACCGCTAGGTTCCCTCAGTCTCTAAGTGGGCCCCCTCAGGCTCTTGTGCATGGTGGCAGCCCCATCCAGTGGCCTCAGGGCAAAACATCCAGAGTAGGAGATATTACTGCAGTTTCATCTACTCCATTACCAAAGAAAAACCTCAGAGAAGGTCACCAAATACAGATATCTTTTGGCTTGAACTCAAATGAAGTGGTGGCACTAGGGGGTCAACACCTCTCTGGAACATGTGATAGTCCATCAGTATCTTCTGTCACCATTGCTGTTGGTTCATCTTCGAAATCTGTCTCTAAGATTGCTGGTGGCAGCCCTAGGGAATGTGCCAGTATGAAGCCTGGTCCATCGACCTCTGCAATTGCGCTCACTCAACAGTCAGCTGTAAAGCAATCAGTGACAAGCTCTAGTTCAAAGCCGATATCTATGAGTAGCTTTAACATGCCATCCATTCTTGGGCGCCCTCAGAAAGTTCCTGCCCCAAGTTCTAACACTAAGCAGCAGCAACAGCCTCAGCAATTACCAGATCATCAAACCTTTTCTCAGGCTCAACTCTTCTTCTCTAATCCTCACATGCAACAGGTCCCATATTCTAAATCCAGTGCTGCTGCTCCCACTGTTGTGCAGTACTATGAGAAACCTCGATCTGAACAACATACACGACAGTCTCAACTGCAGCAACAACTCAGCTCAGCTCCGTCTTCTACTGGGATGCCATGTTTTTTTGCTCCCACTGCATTTACCCTAGCCGGTGTTCCCACATCTGACCCTGCAAAGGCCATGGCTGCTGCCTCTGTGGTTGCGGCCAACAGTATAAAAGGCTCTCCGCCATCTAATTTTCTGAATGCTACTCAACTAGCTTTGACTACCCAGTCTGCCTCTGGCTCTCCTCACCCTCCAATTTCTGCTACATTCCCTTACATGTCTTCGCTGCCATTTTCCATGAAGCCCTCAGCTGAGCAGAAGCCTGTAGCTG GAAATGGTGGTATACAAGCTTTCTGGCAGTCTGACAAGAGGTAA